The sequence below is a genomic window from Methanoculleus sp. 7T.
CCGAGATCGAAGAACTTGCCGAGCGCCTCCGCAAGATGGTCATCTGGCACCAGCCGGGCACCATGGATAAGGAGGATGCGGCAGATATCCGCAGGCTTCTCAACCGGATCGCGGTCGCAGTCGATACCCGTCTCGGCATAGCCGACCCCGATGCAGGGAAGTACGACTGATTGGGGCGTCTTGCCCGCGGGTCGGCGAGACCTTATCCCCATGTTGCGGGCGGGAGCGTCTGCCGCTCCGACACTCGTCGGACCCATCGTGATGCGCGACCGTTTCGGACAGGCTCGCGGTGAGGCCGACCGGTGCCGCATATAGCCGAGATCAGCCTAAATTAAGCGATTCTCCGGAGGCATACACTATAAGTGCCTATACAACCAATATATACTGTGAGTTTTGCTGCGATTCAGGACGCCGCTCGTTTAGCGGAGGTCACAGATGACTGATATGTACGATGCTTCCCACATTACGGTACTTGAAGGTCTGAGACCCGTGCGTGAGCGTCCCGCTATGTACATCGGCAGCACGGAGACCCGGGGTTTGCACCACCTGGTCTACGAGGTTGTGGACAACTCCGTAGACGAGGCTCTTGCCGGGTTCTGTGATCTGATACTGGTGGTCATCAATCGGGACGGCTCGGTCACGGTAGACGATAACGGGCGTGGTATCCCGGTGGATATCATGCCCCAGTACGGCAAGAGCGCCCTTGAGATCGTCCTCACCGTGCTCCACGCCGGCGGAAAGTTCGATAAGAATACCTATCAGGTATCCGGCGGCCTGCACGGCGTCGGTGTCTCGGTCGTCAACGCCCTCTCGAGTTGGCTCGATGCGACGGTCTTCCGGGACGGCAACGTCTACGAGATGCAGTTCCGGCAGGGTCTGGTAGCAAAGCCGCTCGCGAGCCGCCCGGAGACCGAGCACGAGATGCAGGCCCGGTATGAGGAGCGTTACGGCACCCGGCCCAAGCAGCCGCTCGACCCGGAGCGCCTCCAGGGAACCCGGATAACGTTCCAGCCCGACCGATCGATATTCGAGACCGTCGAGTTCGACTACGATGTGCTGGACCACCGGCTCCGTGAGCTCGCATACCTCAACAGCGGCCTTACAATCATCCTCCGAGACGACCGCACCGGGGATTCGGTCACCTACTGCTTTGAGGGGGGTATCAGGGAGTTCGTCGCCCACATCGGCGAGGGGAAAGAGAAACTCCACGACGACGTGATCTACTTCCAGAAACGCGACCCCGAGAGCAAGGTCGAGGTCGAGGTGGCCCTGCAGTACAACGACTCGTACGCAGAGACGATCTACACCTACGTCAACAGCGTGAACACCCGGGAAGGCGGCACCCACCTCGAGGGGTTCCGGAGCGCCATCACGCGGGCGATCAACAACTCTGCCCGGAAAAACAACCTCCTCAAGAGCAACGACGCTCAGATCAAAGGCGAAGACGTCAGGGAGGGGCTCACTTCCGTCATCAGCACTCGGGTTGCCGAACCGCAGTTTGAGGGGCAGACCAAGATGCGTCTTGGGAACAGCAACGTCAGGGGCATTGTGGACTCGCTCGTCTACTCGTCGCTCACCGAGTACTTCGAGGAACACCCCAAGACCCTCCAGGTGATCGTGGATAAGGCGATGACGGCGGCCAGGGCGCGGGAGGCCGCCCGGAACGCACGGGAACTCGCCCGGCGGAAGAGCACCCTGGAGACGACCGGTCTCCCCGGGAAACTTGCCGATTGTCAAGAACGGGACCCGGCGAAGAGCGAACTCTATATCGTGGAAGGAGACTCGGCAGGCGGTTCCGCAAAACAGGGGCGGGACCGGAAGTTCCAGGCGATCCTTCCTCTGCGGGGGAAGATCCTGAACGTCGAGAAGGCGTCGGAGCATAAGATCCTGAAGAATGCCGAGATCCAAGCGCTGATATCTGCTATCGGCACCGGAGTCGGCGATAGTTTCGATGTGGAGCGGGCCCGGTACCACCGGATCATCCTGATGACCGATGCTGATGTTGACGGTGCGCATATCCGGACGCTTCTCCTCACGTTCTTCTACCGCTTCATGAAGGGGGTCGTCGAGAGCGGCTACATCTACATCGCCCAGCCGCCTCTCTACCGGGTTGCCCGGGGCAAACAGGAGCATTATGTCTACCGCGAGGAGGAGA
It includes:
- the gyrB gene encoding DNA topoisomerase (ATP-hydrolyzing) subunit B, translated to MTDMYDASHITVLEGLRPVRERPAMYIGSTETRGLHHLVYEVVDNSVDEALAGFCDLILVVINRDGSVTVDDNGRGIPVDIMPQYGKSALEIVLTVLHAGGKFDKNTYQVSGGLHGVGVSVVNALSSWLDATVFRDGNVYEMQFRQGLVAKPLASRPETEHEMQARYEERYGTRPKQPLDPERLQGTRITFQPDRSIFETVEFDYDVLDHRLRELAYLNSGLTIILRDDRTGDSVTYCFEGGIREFVAHIGEGKEKLHDDVIYFQKRDPESKVEVEVALQYNDSYAETIYTYVNSVNTREGGTHLEGFRSAITRAINNSARKNNLLKSNDAQIKGEDVREGLTSVISTRVAEPQFEGQTKMRLGNSNVRGIVDSLVYSSLTEYFEEHPKTLQVIVDKAMTAARAREAARNARELARRKSTLETTGLPGKLADCQERDPAKSELYIVEGDSAGGSAKQGRDRKFQAILPLRGKILNVEKASEHKILKNAEIQALISAIGTGVGDSFDVERARYHRIILMTDADVDGAHIRTLLLTFFYRFMKGVVESGYIYIAQPPLYRVARGKQEHYVYREEEMRAITAEWGEKGVAIQRYKGLGEMNAGQLWSTTMDPENRVLKQVRIEDAVYANEIFEKLMGENVDARRDFIRRHAKEVNNLDI